In bacterium YEK0313, one genomic interval encodes:
- the nfdA_4 gene encoding N-substituted formamide deformylase precursor, producing MSLAADAIFHNGRIYTVDAARSWASAVAVAGGRILAVGDDGDILALRGPATTVTDLRGRMMLPALGDIHNHHARGGELDLYELNFTTALDFDGILALVAERAARVGPDAWICGGIWSSALGPRLADPASRAALDEAAGGRPVSLIDDSLHNRWVSSRALQLAGITRDTPDPKDGFIQRDGRGEPTGVLIEKAMALVTRAAAAAIEDPVAHLALCSRRAVEILNGYGITSFQDATSTLEMMQALHRLDANGELNARVVVSLPAYDTLNGASLFGEALIARREEFRTPRLRPDFVKFFNDGVPMTRTAAMFDAYRPAEDGSVMVCHPFLSQPDLVRWIRRAARHGMGIKIHCAGDLAVHATLDAIEIVRDIDGPGPMHQIAHPGYVRPDDIPRFARLNVLADLCPALWMPSTMIQAIVDVVPAERARRYWPFRDMQEAGVLMAGGSDWPVLGLPDPWFGLHGMVTRSNPRAPELGTFWPEQALDLSTAIEVYTINVARGMGLAAETGSIEPGKSADLIVLDRNLFDIAPAEIARTRVLQTWFEGRLVHEA from the coding sequence ATGAGCCTGGCGGCCGATGCGATCTTTCACAACGGACGGATCTACACCGTGGATGCCGCGCGAAGCTGGGCCTCGGCCGTCGCCGTCGCCGGCGGCCGGATCCTGGCGGTCGGCGACGACGGCGACATCCTGGCACTGCGCGGCCCCGCCACCACCGTGACCGACCTCCGGGGCCGGATGATGCTGCCCGCGCTCGGCGACATCCATAACCATCACGCGCGCGGCGGCGAGCTCGATCTCTACGAGCTGAACTTCACCACCGCCCTCGATTTCGACGGCATCCTCGCCCTCGTGGCGGAACGGGCCGCGCGCGTCGGGCCGGACGCGTGGATCTGCGGCGGCATCTGGAGCAGCGCCCTCGGCCCGAGGCTCGCCGATCCCGCCTCGCGCGCGGCGCTGGACGAGGCTGCCGGCGGGCGCCCCGTCTCGCTGATCGACGACAGCCTGCACAATCGCTGGGTCAGCAGCCGGGCGCTCCAGCTCGCCGGCATCACCCGCGACACGCCCGATCCGAAGGACGGTTTCATCCAGCGCGACGGCCGCGGCGAGCCGACCGGCGTGCTGATCGAAAAGGCGATGGCGCTGGTCACCCGCGCCGCGGCCGCCGCGATCGAGGATCCGGTCGCGCATCTCGCGCTCTGCTCGCGCCGCGCCGTCGAGATCCTCAACGGCTACGGCATCACCTCCTTCCAGGACGCCACGAGCACGCTCGAGATGATGCAGGCGCTGCACCGCCTGGACGCGAACGGCGAGCTGAACGCCCGCGTCGTGGTCTCGCTTCCCGCCTATGACACGCTGAACGGCGCCTCGCTGTTCGGCGAGGCGCTGATCGCCCGCCGCGAGGAGTTCCGCACGCCGCGCCTGCGGCCGGATTTTGTGAAGTTCTTCAACGATGGCGTGCCGATGACCCGGACCGCCGCGATGTTCGATGCCTATCGGCCGGCCGAGGACGGCAGCGTCATGGTCTGCCACCCCTTCCTGTCCCAGCCCGACCTGGTGCGCTGGATCCGTCGGGCGGCCCGGCACGGCATGGGCATCAAGATCCATTGCGCGGGCGATCTCGCGGTTCACGCCACGCTCGACGCCATCGAGATCGTGCGCGATATCGACGGCCCCGGGCCGATGCACCAGATCGCCCATCCGGGCTATGTCCGCCCCGACGACATTCCCCGTTTCGCCCGACTGAACGTGCTGGCCGATCTCTGCCCGGCGCTCTGGATGCCGTCGACGATGATCCAGGCGATCGTCGACGTGGTGCCGGCCGAGCGGGCGCGCCGCTATTGGCCGTTCAGGGACATGCAGGAGGCGGGCGTGCTGATGGCGGGCGGCTCCGACTGGCCGGTGCTCGGCCTGCCCGATCCATGGTTCGGCCTCCATGGCATGGTGACCCGGTCGAACCCGCGCGCGCCGGAGCTTGGAACATTCTGGCCCGAACAGGCGCTGGACCTTTCGACCGCCATCGAGGTCTATACGATCAACGTCGCCCGCGGCATGGGCTTGGCGGCCGAGACCGGCAGCATCGAGCCGGGCAAGTCCGCCGACCTGATCGTGCTCGACCGCAATCTTTTCGACATTGCGCCCGCCGAGATCGCGCGCACCAGGGTGCTGCAAACCTGGTTCGAGGGCCGCCTGGTGCACGAGGCCTGA
- the marA gene encoding Multiple antibiotic resistance protein MarA, with product MRAERNWTAYGDRLARVIDHIHAHLDDEIDLDRLAEVACLSPHHWHRIYHAVHGETIAQTVKRLRLHRAAGLLANGSLPVAAIAERSGYPNLQSFTRIFGAAYGMPPAQYRRRGAHTHFVRPITEVTAMYDVTITTVQPLEALSVSHTGSYMAIGQAFDRLYGWLGMRQLIHPGMRMLAVYFDDPSAVAEAKLRSKACIVLGRAVAAEPPVELTKIAGGTYAVLRHKGPYATMKAAYQWLYGDWLVTSGREPADVPCFEEYLNNPRDTAPADLLTDIYLPLKGAS from the coding sequence ATGCGCGCGGAGCGAAACTGGACGGCCTATGGCGACCGCCTCGCGCGGGTCATCGACCATATCCACGCCCATCTCGACGACGAGATCGATCTCGACCGACTGGCCGAGGTCGCCTGCCTGTCGCCGCATCACTGGCACCGGATCTACCACGCGGTGCACGGCGAAACGATCGCCCAGACCGTCAAGCGGCTGCGCCTGCACCGGGCCGCAGGCCTGCTCGCCAACGGCAGCCTGCCGGTCGCGGCCATCGCGGAGCGCTCCGGCTATCCCAACCTGCAGTCCTTCACGCGCATCTTCGGCGCCGCCTACGGCATGCCGCCGGCGCAATACCGCCGGCGGGGCGCACATACCCATTTCGTCCGACCCATCACCGAGGTTACCGCCATGTACGACGTCACCATCACCACCGTGCAACCGCTCGAGGCCCTCTCGGTCAGCCATACCGGGTCCTACATGGCGATCGGCCAGGCCTTCGACCGGCTCTACGGCTGGCTCGGCATGCGCCAGCTCATCCATCCGGGGATGCGCATGCTGGCCGTCTATTTCGACGACCCCTCCGCCGTCGCCGAGGCGAAGCTGCGGTCGAAGGCCTGCATCGTCCTGGGGCGCGCTGTGGCGGCGGAGCCGCCGGTCGAGCTCACCAAGATCGCCGGCGGCACCTATGCGGTGCTGCGCCACAAGGGGCCTTATGCCACCATGAAGGCGGCCTATCAGTGGCTCTATGGCGACTGGCTGGTGACTTCCGGCCGCGAGCCCGCCGATGTGCCCTGTTTCGAGGAGTATCTCAACAATCCCCGCGATACCGCGCCCGCCGATCTTTTGACCGACATCTACCTGCCGCTGAAGGGCGCGTCGTGA
- a CDS encoding Rubrerythrin, with translation MVPLSDLTEAQVLALAIANEEEDGRIYLDFARHLEGDYPATAKVFRDMAAAEAGHRDRLYDLHRVKFGEHLALVRRQDVTGFLKRKPLWLICNRGIERIRAEAESMEAEASAFYRQAAANARDVSIRRLLTELADEETSHEGLAHRLVETHLTPDARRSEDETAHKRFVMTYVQPGLAGLMDGSVSTLAPVFAAAFATHNNAATFLVALAAAVGAGISMGLTEALSDDGKITGRGSPIIRGWACGIMTAIGGLGHAIPYLIPNGWPNAFWIATSIAIAIVLVELWAIAWIRWRYMDTPFLKAVFQIVLGGTLVLITGILLGNA, from the coding sequence ATGGTTCCGCTGTCCGATCTGACCGAGGCGCAGGTCCTGGCGCTGGCCATTGCCAATGAGGAAGAGGACGGGCGGATCTATCTCGACTTCGCCCGGCATCTGGAGGGCGACTATCCGGCGACAGCCAAGGTGTTCCGAGACATGGCGGCCGCGGAGGCCGGCCATCGCGACCGGCTCTACGACCTCCACCGCGTGAAGTTCGGCGAGCATCTGGCGCTGGTGCGGCGCCAGGACGTGACCGGCTTCCTCAAGCGCAAGCCGCTCTGGCTGATCTGCAATCGCGGCATCGAGCGGATCCGTGCCGAGGCCGAGAGCATGGAGGCCGAGGCGTCCGCCTTCTACCGCCAGGCGGCCGCGAACGCCCGCGACGTCTCGATCCGCCGGCTCCTGACCGAGCTGGCCGACGAGGAGACGAGCCATGAAGGCCTCGCGCACCGGCTGGTCGAGACGCATCTGACGCCCGACGCGCGCCGCAGCGAAGACGAGACCGCCCACAAGCGCTTCGTCATGACCTATGTCCAGCCGGGCCTGGCCGGCCTGATGGACGGCTCGGTCTCAACGCTTGCGCCGGTCTTCGCCGCCGCCTTCGCCACCCACAACAATGCCGCGACCTTCCTGGTCGCGCTCGCCGCCGCGGTCGGGGCCGGCATTTCCATGGGGCTGACCGAAGCCCTGTCGGATGACGGCAAGATCACCGGCCGCGGCTCGCCGATCATTCGCGGCTGGGCCTGCGGCATCATGACCGCCATCGGCGGCCTCGGCCACGCCATCCCCTATCTCATCCCGAACGGCTGGCCGAATGCCTTCTGGATCGCCACCTCGATCGCCATCGCCATCGTGCTGGTCGAGCTCTGGGCGATTGCCTGGATCCGCTGGCGCTACATGGATACGCCGTTCCTGAAGGCAGTGTTCCAGATCGTCCTCGGCGGCACGCTGGTGCTGATCACCGGCATCCTGCTCGGCAATGCATGA
- a CDS encoding Calcineurin-like phosphoesterase, producing the protein MFRLAHLSDLHIGPLPRPAMRELAGKRITGYLNWRRGRSAHHLPAVLERLIADIAASACDHVAVTGDLINLGLAGEYPQARVILERLGPPDRVSFVPGNHDAYMRATLPLITRFWAPWFAGDHEPPPRSLDEAFPFVRRRGRVALIGVNSGVPKPPFLATGTLGPRQLADLAETLDALREEGLARILMIHHPPFAAGWQKQLTDHRALAAVLKTSGAELVLHGHTHIGSAVTLDGPDGPIPVHGVPSASAATAAGHTEPAAWNLVTVDGGPGAWRIAVTRRRPPD; encoded by the coding sequence ATGTTCCGCCTCGCCCATCTGTCCGACCTGCATATCGGCCCGCTGCCGCGGCCCGCCATGCGCGAGCTCGCCGGCAAGCGGATCACCGGCTATCTCAACTGGCGACGCGGCCGGTCCGCGCACCATCTCCCCGCCGTGCTCGAACGGCTGATCGCCGACATCGCGGCAAGTGCCTGCGACCATGTCGCCGTGACCGGCGATCTCATCAATCTCGGCCTCGCCGGCGAATATCCGCAGGCCCGGGTGATCCTCGAGCGGCTCGGACCGCCCGACCGGGTCAGCTTCGTGCCCGGCAATCACGACGCCTATATGCGGGCGACGCTGCCTCTGATCACCCGCTTCTGGGCGCCCTGGTTCGCCGGCGACCACGAGCCGCCGCCACGATCGCTGGACGAGGCCTTCCCCTTCGTGCGCCGGCGCGGCCGCGTCGCGCTGATCGGCGTCAACAGCGGCGTGCCCAAGCCGCCGTTCCTGGCCACCGGAACGCTCGGCCCACGTCAGCTCGCCGATCTCGCGGAGACCCTCGATGCCCTGCGCGAGGAAGGTCTCGCGCGCATTCTGATGATCCACCATCCGCCCTTCGCCGCGGGCTGGCAGAAGCAGCTCACCGACCACCGCGCGCTCGCCGCCGTGCTGAAGACGAGCGGCGCCGAGCTCGTCCTGCACGGCCACACCCATATTGGTTCGGCGGTGACGCTCGATGGACCCGACGGACCGATCCCGGTGCATGGCGTCCCGTCGGCCTCGGCGGCAACGGCGGCCGGGCACACGGAACCGGCGGCCTGGAACCTCGTCACCGTCGACGGCGGTCCCGGCGCCTGGCGCATCGCGGTGACCCGGCGCCGTCCACCGGACTGA
- the yscN gene encoding putative ATP synthase YscN: MRALADQISDIDGVAIYGRVSGVRGLMVEVAGPVHVMSVGARVTIETGGRPIPCEVVGFNGDQALLMPFAGLEGVRRGCKAQVSLAPAATRPSAGWLGRVVNALGEPIDGKGPLPQGGDPMPFRANPPAAHARRRVGKPLDLGVRALNTFLTCCRGQRMGIFAGSGVGKSVLLSMIARNVDADVSVIGLIGERGREVQEFLQEDLGEEGLARSVVVVATSDEPALMRKQAAYLTLSIAEYFRDLDQQVMLMMDSVTRFAMAQREIGLSAGEPPTAKGYTPTVFSELPRLLERAGPGAGEGAITAIFTVLVDGDDHNEPVADAVRGILDGHIVMERAIAERGRYPAINVLKSVSRTMPRSADPAYWPVIQRAKRILSTYGDMEELIRLGAYRQGSSAEVDEAIRLQPALEAFLAQGKDEVSGLARGYAELAAILEEPAADAG; encoded by the coding sequence ATGCGCGCGCTCGCCGACCAGATCTCCGACATCGACGGGGTCGCCATCTATGGCCGGGTGTCCGGCGTGCGCGGCCTCATGGTGGAGGTGGCCGGTCCCGTCCACGTCATGTCGGTCGGCGCGCGGGTGACGATCGAGACCGGCGGCCGGCCGATCCCCTGCGAGGTCGTCGGGTTCAACGGCGACCAGGCCCTGCTCATGCCCTTCGCCGGCCTCGAGGGTGTCAGGCGCGGCTGCAAGGCACAGGTTTCGCTGGCGCCGGCGGCGACCCGGCCGAGCGCCGGCTGGCTCGGACGCGTGGTGAATGCGCTCGGCGAGCCGATCGACGGCAAGGGGCCGCTGCCGCAGGGCGGCGATCCCATGCCGTTCCGTGCCAATCCGCCGGCGGCCCATGCGCGTCGGCGCGTCGGCAAGCCGCTCGATCTCGGCGTTCGCGCGCTCAACACGTTCCTGACCTGCTGCCGCGGCCAGCGCATGGGCATCTTTGCCGGATCCGGCGTCGGCAAGTCCGTGCTGCTGTCGATGATCGCCCGCAATGTCGATGCCGACGTCTCGGTGATCGGGCTCATCGGCGAGCGTGGTCGCGAGGTGCAGGAATTCCTGCAGGAGGATCTCGGCGAGGAGGGGCTGGCGCGCTCGGTCGTGGTGGTCGCGACCTCGGACGAGCCGGCGCTGATGCGCAAGCAGGCGGCCTATCTCACCCTGTCGATCGCCGAATATTTCCGCGACCTCGACCAGCAGGTCATGCTGATGATGGATTCGGTGACGCGTTTTGCCATGGCGCAGCGCGAGATCGGCCTGTCCGCGGGCGAACCGCCGACCGCCAAGGGCTATACGCCGACGGTCTTCTCGGAACTGCCGCGGCTGCTGGAACGGGCCGGCCCGGGGGCGGGCGAGGGCGCGATCACCGCCATCTTCACGGTGCTGGTCGACGGCGACGATCACAACGAGCCGGTGGCCGACGCGGTGCGCGGCATTCTGGACGGCCATATCGTGATGGAGCGGGCCATTGCCGAACGCGGCCGCTATCCGGCGATCAATGTGTTGAAAAGCGTCTCGCGCACCATGCCGCGCTCGGCCGATCCGGCCTACTGGCCGGTCATCCAGCGGGCCAAGCGGATCCTGTCGACCTATGGCGACATGGAGGAGCTGATCCGGCTCGGCGCCTACCGGCAGGGCTCGTCCGCCGAGGTTGACGAGGCGATCCGCCTGCAGCCGGCGCTCGAGGCCTTCCTTGCACAGGGCAAGGACGAGGTGAGCGGCCTTGCCCGCGGCTATGCCGAGCTTGCCGCGATTCTCGAGGAGCCGGCGGCCGATGCCGGCTGA
- the ctrA gene encoding Cell cycle response regulator CtrA yields MRVLLIEDDSATAKSIELMLKSESFNVYTTDLGEEGIDLGKLYDYDIILLDLNLPDMSGYEVLKSLRVAKVKTPILILSGLAGIEDKVRGLGFGADDYLTKPFHKDELVARIHAIVRRSKGHAQSVITTGDLLVNLDQKTVEVSGQRVHLTGKEYQMLELLSLRKGTTLTKEMFLNHLYGGMDEPELKIIDVFICKLRKKLANASDGKNYIETVWGRGYVLREPSDMEERIPA; encoded by the coding sequence ATGCGCGTTCTGTTGATCGAAGATGACAGCGCCACTGCGAAGAGCATCGAATTGATGCTCAAGTCCGAGAGTTTCAACGTTTACACGACCGACCTCGGTGAAGAGGGCATCGATCTCGGCAAGTTGTACGACTACGATATCATTCTTCTCGACCTCAACTTGCCCGACATGTCGGGCTACGAGGTTCTGAAGTCGCTGCGTGTCGCCAAGGTCAAGACGCCGATCCTGATCCTCTCCGGCCTCGCCGGCATCGAGGACAAGGTGCGCGGCCTCGGTTTCGGCGCCGACGACTATCTGACCAAGCCGTTCCACAAGGACGAGCTGGTCGCCCGCATCCACGCCATCGTGCGCCGCTCGAAGGGCCATGCCCAGTCGGTCATCACGACCGGCGACCTCCTGGTCAATCTCGACCAGAAGACGGTCGAGGTCAGCGGCCAGCGGGTGCATCTGACCGGCAAGGAGTACCAGATGCTGGAGCTCCTCTCGCTGCGCAAGGGCACGACCCTGACCAAGGAGATGTTCCTCAACCATCTCTATGGCGGCATGGACGAGCCGGAGCTGAAGATCATCGACGTGTTCATCTGCAAGCTTCGCAAGAAGCTCGCCAACGCGTCGGACGGCAAGAACTACATCGAGACGGTCTGGGGCCGCGGCTATGTGCTGCGCGAGCCCTCGGACATGGAGGAGCGCATTCCGGCCTGA